In Prosthecobacter vanneervenii, one DNA window encodes the following:
- a CDS encoding CehA/McbA family metallohydrolase domain-containing protein — translation MRPAIFSLLLLGLLSTASAAEPRWYKGNTHTHSLWSDGNDFPEMITDWYKQHGYDFLAISDHNVLQAKEVWMSEPAIEKRRRILGKTTMEKYRARFGDEWVTTRVKDGVTEVRLKKLEEYRPKFEEPGKFLIIQAEEITAGFGKIPIHLNGVNLREEIKPVKDLSSIQEVMRANLKMVNEQSQRLGIPMLSHINHPNFRWALSAEDLAAVLEENFWEIYNGHPTINYPGDASRMGHEKIWDVANTLRISEFKAPPLYGVGTDDSHRYHGEENGPGRGWVMVRAASLDPAEIVKAMKAGDFYASSGVTLDDVSFKDGELRIRIHAEPGVTYSTQIRGTLPGYDATTRPAPPVADDLHPPRLLYSDDIGKTLATIEGTEVVWKPSGKELYFRAVITSSKPYANPSFEGQKEMAWTQPIGWKK, via the coding sequence ATGCGCCCAGCCATTTTCAGCCTTCTTCTCCTCGGCCTGCTCTCTACCGCCTCCGCCGCAGAGCCGCGCTGGTACAAAGGGAACACGCACACGCATTCCCTCTGGAGCGACGGCAATGATTTTCCGGAGATGATCACGGACTGGTACAAGCAGCACGGCTATGACTTCCTGGCCATCTCTGACCACAACGTGCTCCAGGCGAAAGAGGTGTGGATGAGCGAGCCCGCCATCGAGAAGCGCCGCCGCATCCTCGGCAAGACGACCATGGAAAAGTACCGCGCCCGTTTCGGTGATGAATGGGTGACCACACGCGTCAAAGACGGCGTGACCGAGGTGCGGCTTAAGAAGCTGGAAGAGTACCGCCCCAAGTTTGAAGAGCCGGGCAAGTTCCTCATCATCCAGGCGGAGGAAATCACGGCAGGCTTTGGCAAGATCCCCATCCACCTCAATGGGGTGAACCTGCGTGAGGAGATCAAGCCGGTGAAGGATCTGAGCAGCATCCAGGAAGTGATGCGCGCGAATCTGAAAATGGTGAACGAGCAGTCGCAGCGCCTGGGCATTCCCATGCTCTCCCATATCAATCACCCGAACTTCAGGTGGGCGCTCTCCGCCGAAGATCTGGCAGCGGTCCTGGAAGAAAACTTTTGGGAGATCTACAACGGACACCCCACCATCAACTACCCCGGCGATGCCTCGCGCATGGGTCATGAAAAGATCTGGGATGTGGCCAACACGCTGCGCATCTCCGAATTCAAAGCCCCGCCGCTCTACGGCGTGGGCACGGACGACTCCCACCGCTACCACGGCGAGGAAAACGGCCCTGGCCGCGGCTGGGTCATGGTGCGAGCCGCCAGCCTGGATCCCGCCGAGATCGTGAAGGCGATGAAGGCTGGCGACTTCTACGCCTCCTCCGGCGTGACGCTGGACGATGTGAGCTTCAAGGACGGCGAGCTGCGCATCCGCATCCACGCAGAGCCCGGTGTCACCTACAGCACACAGATTCGCGGCACGCTGCCCGGCTACGATGCCACCACACGCCCGGCCCCGCCCGTGGCCGATGACCTCCATCCGCCGCGCCTGCTTTACTCTGACGACATCGGCAAGACACTGGCCACCATCGAAGGCACGGAAGTCGTGTGGAAGCCGAGCGGGAAGGAGCTCTACTTCCGCGCGGTGATCACCTCATCAAAGCCATACGCGAATCCCTCTTTCGAAGGCCAGAAGGAGATGGCCTGGACGCAGCCGATAGGGTGGAAGAAGTAG
- the murJ gene encoding murein biosynthesis integral membrane protein MurJ, whose amino-acid sequence MNDASPSEPMKEGKPEASPAAAKPETGATARSTGVVSIAILCSRVLGLVRDQMLNGFFGSAYTGIFTAAFRTPNMLRDLFAEGALSTAFVTTFSKKMKTEGDEAAWVLGRKMISLSMWFMTLVAIAGVALAPILFRILTPGLSEEAKVLGTWLAQIMYPFIALVSVTALVMGMLNSKKVFFIPAVASAFFNLGCIVGGVVLAWIIDPGFRHGHVTDKGLTGFAIGTLIGGVMQLGIQLPSLRRVGFRFRFDFGCKDPAVKEVLHLMWPSMLAASGTQVAVLLNSIFASYTDGHEKSLAWLANAQRLQQLPLGLFGVAVATVTLPMLSRLATDGITPAFRGALAKGLRLVLFLTLPCAVGLTLLSEEIISVIFEHGKFNASDVRNTAAPLQAYAFGLIFYAAIKVLQPAFYTINRRFIPMVVSIGVIVFTATVNSITVFVFHWDHTALAWATAVGLSLNFLTLYLCMRKFASGLETGPLMQSLGRLLVGIAAMSAICIAAKSSIMSDWAHLQFVLRCATLGISIAASAAAYFAVTKILKVEEAGEFLSLLGRRFGKK is encoded by the coding sequence ATGAATGACGCATCTCCATCAGAGCCGATGAAAGAAGGCAAACCGGAGGCCAGCCCAGCGGCCGCCAAGCCGGAGACCGGTGCCACGGCCCGCTCCACCGGCGTGGTCTCCATTGCCATCCTGTGCAGCCGCGTGCTCGGGTTGGTGCGTGACCAGATGCTGAATGGCTTCTTCGGCTCCGCCTACACCGGCATCTTCACCGCCGCCTTCCGCACGCCGAACATGCTGCGAGATCTCTTTGCCGAAGGCGCTCTCTCCACGGCCTTTGTCACCACCTTCTCCAAGAAGATGAAGACTGAGGGCGACGAGGCCGCGTGGGTGCTCGGGCGCAAGATGATCTCCCTCTCCATGTGGTTCATGACGCTCGTGGCCATTGCGGGTGTGGCGCTGGCACCCATCCTTTTCCGCATCCTGACGCCGGGTCTGAGCGAGGAGGCCAAGGTGCTCGGCACCTGGCTGGCGCAGATCATGTACCCCTTCATCGCGCTGGTGTCCGTCACGGCGCTGGTCATGGGCATGCTGAATTCGAAGAAGGTCTTTTTCATCCCTGCCGTGGCCTCGGCATTTTTTAATCTCGGCTGCATTGTTGGCGGCGTGGTGCTGGCGTGGATCATTGATCCCGGGTTCCGCCATGGCCACGTCACCGACAAGGGCCTCACCGGCTTCGCCATCGGCACGCTGATCGGCGGTGTGATGCAGCTCGGCATTCAGCTTCCTTCGCTGCGTCGTGTGGGCTTCCGCTTCCGTTTCGACTTCGGCTGCAAAGACCCGGCTGTGAAGGAGGTGCTGCACCTCATGTGGCCCTCCATGCTGGCCGCCAGCGGCACGCAGGTGGCGGTGCTGCTCAACTCCATCTTCGCCTCCTATACCGACGGGCATGAAAAATCTCTCGCCTGGCTGGCCAATGCGCAGCGTCTGCAGCAGCTGCCGCTGGGCCTGTTTGGCGTGGCCGTGGCCACCGTCACGCTGCCCATGCTGTCGCGCCTGGCCACCGATGGAATTACCCCCGCCTTCCGTGGCGCGCTGGCCAAGGGGCTGCGTCTGGTGCTCTTCCTAACACTGCCCTGCGCCGTGGGCCTTACGCTGCTTTCAGAGGAAATCATCTCCGTGATTTTCGAGCATGGGAAATTCAACGCCTCGGACGTGCGCAACACCGCGGCACCGCTGCAGGCCTACGCCTTTGGTCTCATCTTCTACGCTGCCATCAAGGTGCTGCAGCCTGCGTTTTACACCATCAACCGCCGCTTCATTCCCATGGTGGTCAGCATCGGCGTCATCGTCTTCACCGCCACGGTGAACTCCATCACCGTCTTTGTTTTCCACTGGGACCACACCGCGCTGGCCTGGGCCACGGCGGTGGGGCTCTCGCTCAATTTCCTCACGCTCTACCTCTGCATGCGCAAATTTGCCTCCGGTCTCGAAACGGGTCCGCTCATGCAATCGCTCGGCAGGCTGCTGGTGGGCATCGCGGCCATGTCTGCCATCTGCATCGCCGCCAAGAGCAGCATCATGTCCGACTGGGCGCATCTCCAGTTTGTGCTGCGCTGCGCCACGCTGGGCATCAGCATTGCCGCCTCTGCCGCAGCGTATTTTGCTGTCACCAAAATCCTCAAGGTGGAGGAAGCCGGGGAATTTCTCTCGTTGCTAGGCCGCCGCTTTGGCAAAAAGTAG
- a CDS encoding L-threonylcarbamoyladenylate synthase, which produces MSSYVTAVLPTDQPPLMHQAVDEAVRLLREGEVVALPTETVYGLAANALDAAAVAKIFEAKERPSFDPLIVHLASKDQLDLVADVPPEISATLKKMVERFWPGPLTILLPKKPIVPDLVTAGLPTVAVRVSSNPIFRRVITALGKPLAAPSANRFGSISPTSASAVQAELDGRIHLIVDAGACMFGLESTIIKIEPGSPKMFIDIVRPGPITPEDLKAYGKVRQATRTVVDEATAAPGQLASHYAPKTPLRLLESPDDFIPEEGKRYALMSYRGEEKDGYLNLCDWEEVMMLSPGNGKLPEAAVRFFYVLRALDKLGVDEIIAEPLHEHGMGIAMMDKLRRASRRV; this is translated from the coding sequence ATGTCCTCCTACGTCACAGCCGTCCTCCCCACTGACCAGCCTCCGCTCATGCACCAGGCGGTGGATGAAGCCGTGCGCCTGCTGCGGGAGGGCGAAGTCGTGGCGCTGCCCACGGAGACGGTGTATGGCCTCGCGGCCAATGCGCTGGATGCCGCCGCTGTGGCCAAGATTTTTGAGGCCAAGGAGCGCCCCAGTTTTGATCCGCTCATCGTGCATCTGGCCAGCAAGGACCAGCTCGACCTCGTGGCCGATGTGCCGCCGGAGATCTCCGCGACGCTGAAAAAGATGGTCGAGCGCTTCTGGCCCGGCCCGCTGACCATCCTGCTGCCGAAGAAGCCCATCGTGCCGGATCTCGTGACCGCCGGTCTGCCCACCGTGGCCGTGCGCGTCAGCTCCAATCCCATCTTCCGCCGCGTCATCACCGCTTTGGGCAAACCTCTCGCTGCGCCCAGCGCCAACCGCTTCGGCTCCATCAGCCCCACCTCCGCCAGCGCTGTGCAGGCAGAGCTGGATGGGCGCATCCACCTCATCGTGGATGCAGGAGCGTGCATGTTTGGCCTGGAGTCCACCATCATCAAGATCGAGCCCGGCAGCCCCAAGATGTTCATCGACATCGTGCGCCCCGGTCCCATCACCCCGGAAGATCTGAAAGCCTACGGCAAAGTGCGACAGGCCACGCGCACGGTGGTGGATGAAGCCACCGCTGCTCCCGGCCAGCTGGCCTCCCATTACGCTCCCAAGACGCCGTTGCGCCTGCTGGAGAGCCCGGATGATTTCATTCCTGAAGAGGGCAAGCGCTACGCCCTCATGAGCTATCGTGGCGAAGAAAAGGACGGCTACCTCAATCTCTGCGACTGGGAGGAAGTCATGATGCTCAGCCCCGGCAACGGCAAGCTCCCGGAGGCAGCCGTGCGCTTTTTCTATGTGTTGCGCGCGCTGGACAAGCTGGGCGTGGACGAAATCATTGCAGAACCGTTGCATGAACATGGCATGGGAATCGCCATGATGGACAAGCTGCGCCGCGCCAGCCGCCGGGTGTAG
- the folE2 gene encoding GTP cyclohydrolase FolE2, with the protein MPALSDTQNERDDRQLPIDRVGVRSLRFPLSIRDRDAAVQHTVATVSLAVDLPHHFKGTHMSRFVEVLHAHGKELTVSNIVAMPKELMKKLHADKAHVEMKFPYFRSKKAPVSGAEGLLDYGVIFEVNADKEKTDFVLTVEVPVTTLCPCSKAISARGAHNQRGTVTLAVRFSDPIWIEDLLELVESSASSELYSILKRPDEKHVTEAAYDNPVFVEDLVRNVAVKAKAHPRITWFRVEAENYESIHNHNAWAMIEGGAAPSAK; encoded by the coding sequence ATGCCCGCACTTTCCGACACGCAAAACGAACGTGATGACCGCCAACTGCCCATCGACCGCGTCGGTGTGCGCAGTCTGCGCTTCCCTTTGAGCATTCGCGACCGAGATGCCGCTGTGCAGCACACTGTCGCCACCGTCTCCCTCGCCGTCGATCTCCCGCATCATTTCAAAGGCACCCACATGAGCCGTTTTGTGGAGGTGCTGCATGCCCATGGCAAGGAGCTCACTGTCTCCAACATCGTGGCCATGCCAAAGGAGCTGATGAAAAAGCTCCATGCCGACAAGGCGCATGTGGAGATGAAGTTCCCCTACTTCCGCTCCAAGAAGGCACCCGTCTCCGGTGCCGAAGGCCTGCTGGATTACGGCGTCATCTTTGAAGTGAACGCCGACAAGGAGAAGACCGACTTTGTCCTGACCGTGGAGGTGCCTGTGACCACGCTCTGCCCCTGCTCCAAGGCCATCAGCGCCCGTGGCGCGCACAATCAGCGCGGCACCGTGACTCTGGCCGTGCGCTTCAGTGATCCCATCTGGATCGAGGACCTGCTGGAGCTCGTGGAGTCCAGCGCCAGCAGCGAATTGTACAGCATCCTGAAACGCCCGGATGAAAAGCACGTGACTGAAGCCGCCTACGACAACCCAGTGTTCGTTGAGGACCTCGTGCGCAATGTGGCCGTGAAGGCCAAGGCGCATCCACGCATCACCTGGTTCCGTGTGGAGGCTGAAAACTACGAATCCATCCACAATCACAACGCGTGGGCGATGATTGAAGGAGGCGCTGCGCCTTCGGCGAAGTGA
- the rpsR gene encoding 30S ribosomal protein S18, protein MQPKTKERMSNFRRANRKMPRRRVDIPVEKIVYTNPEILARFTTESGKLIPRRITGLPAWLHRKVVREVKRSRAVNLLP, encoded by the coding sequence ATGCAACCGAAGACCAAAGAACGCATGTCCAACTTCCGCCGCGCCAATCGCAAGATGCCGCGCCGCCGTGTGGACATCCCGGTGGAAAAGATCGTTTACACCAATCCTGAGATCCTTGCCCGTTTCACCACCGAATCCGGCAAGCTCATCCCCCGCCGCATCACCGGTCTTCCTGCCTGGCTGCACCGCAAGGTCGTGCGTGAGGTCAAGCGCTCCCGCGCCGTCAACCTCCTGCCCTGA
- the rpmG gene encoding 50S ribosomal protein L33, with protein MPREIITLECTEAKAAGMPPSRYVTTRNKKSVRTPGRLEKVKFNHFMKKRTLHREIR; from the coding sequence ATGCCGCGAGAAATCATCACACTGGAATGCACGGAAGCCAAGGCCGCAGGAATGCCGCCCTCCCGCTACGTGACCACGCGCAACAAAAAGAGCGTCCGCACCCCCGGCCGTCTTGAGAAGGTGAAGTTCAATCACTTCATGAAGAAGCGCACCCTTCACCGCGAAATTCGCTAA
- a CDS encoding TraR/DksA family transcriptional regulator — MPAKSKKPAVKKPAAKPAKKAPATVVKSKSKPAPAKPAVKAKSKPLSQKAAPKKPAPKKPDPKPVKKPAAKKAPAKKAAAPAKKAAPAKKAAPAKAAAPAKKAAPAKAAAPVKPAPAKAEKPVAKAAPAPAPAPAPAPAKKAPAKAEKPATKTPQVSMPRGATGGTPRSRVNRGEDEGITIEIAKGPVKMTPFLKKQKQRLVELRDAYLNSIEGVASETIRNENGDASAFGMHQADAGSDAYDRDFALSLLGKEQDALYEINEALKRIETGTYGVCEGTGVKIPEERLEAMPFARFSVAYQEKLERNQMSGRWSRPVHSLFGLDSADDASDDEKDEDDTIPSSNNNNSGESLDFSKE; from the coding sequence ATGCCTGCGAAATCCAAGAAACCCGCAGTTAAAAAGCCCGCCGCCAAGCCCGCGAAAAAAGCTCCAGCCACGGTGGTGAAGTCGAAGAGCAAACCAGCCCCCGCCAAGCCGGCGGTGAAGGCCAAAAGCAAACCCCTTTCTCAAAAAGCGGCGCCGAAAAAGCCCGCCCCCAAGAAACCCGATCCCAAGCCTGTGAAGAAACCCGCCGCCAAAAAAGCTCCCGCCAAGAAAGCCGCCGCCCCTGCAAAGAAGGCGGCACCTGCCAAGAAAGCCGCACCCGCCAAGGCTGCAGCCCCGGCCAAGAAGGCCGCTCCTGCCAAAGCCGCCGCTCCTGTGAAGCCCGCACCGGCCAAGGCCGAGAAGCCTGTCGCCAAGGCAGCCCCGGCCCCGGCTCCTGCGCCCGCCCCCGCTCCTGCCAAGAAGGCTCCTGCCAAGGCTGAAAAGCCCGCCACCAAAACTCCCCAGGTCTCCATGCCCCGTGGCGCCACCGGCGGCACCCCGCGCTCCCGCGTGAACCGCGGTGAGGACGAAGGCATCACTATCGAGATCGCCAAGGGCCCGGTGAAGATGACCCCCTTCCTCAAGAAGCAGAAGCAGCGCCTCGTGGAGCTGCGCGACGCCTACCTCAACTCCATTGAAGGCGTGGCCAGCGAAACCATCCGCAATGAAAACGGCGACGCCTCCGCCTTCGGCATGCATCAGGCAGATGCCGGCAGCGATGCCTATGACCGCGACTTCGCCCTCAGCCTCCTCGGCAAGGAACAGGACGCCCTCTATGAGATCAACGAAGCCCTCAAGCGCATCGAAACCGGCACCTACGGCGTGTGCGAAGGAACTGGCGTCAAGATCCCGGAAGAGCGCCTGGAGGCCATGCCCTTCGCCCGCTTCTCCGTCGCCTACCAGGAAAAGCTGGAGCGCAACCAGATGAGCGGCCGCTGGAGCCGCCCGGTGCACTCCCTCTTCGGACTGGACAGCGCGGACGACGCCTCCGACGACGAAAAGGACGAGGACGACACGATTCCGAGCTCCAATAACAACAACTCAGGCGAATCGCTTGACTTCTCCAAGGAGTGA
- a CDS encoding DUF4282 domain-containing protein produces MNAEPPPSSVLSSLWLQIRAVLDLVLDLSFQRFVTPRLVRMLYVLSLLAAAFYAFSYMFSGFKNGTFTGLFQMATAPLAFLLYLIVARVTVELILAIFRIADHLAPRPDEPGARPPVKPGNFTDPVR; encoded by the coding sequence ATGAATGCCGAGCCTCCCCCCAGTTCCGTGCTTTCCAGCCTCTGGCTGCAGATCCGCGCCGTTCTCGATCTGGTGCTGGATCTCTCCTTCCAGCGCTTTGTGACCCCGCGCCTGGTGCGCATGCTCTACGTGCTGAGCCTGCTGGCGGCGGCCTTCTACGCCTTCAGCTACATGTTCAGCGGGTTTAAAAACGGCACCTTCACCGGTCTTTTCCAGATGGCCACAGCCCCGCTGGCCTTTCTGCTCTACCTCATTGTGGCCCGCGTCACCGTGGAGCTGATCCTGGCCATCTTCCGCATCGCCGACCACCTGGCGCCCAGGCCGGATGAGCCCGGGGCCAGGCCGCCGGTGAAGCCGGGGAATTTCACCGACCCGGTGAGGTAG
- a CDS encoding complex I subunit 1/NuoH family protein: MLATFDLIALAASVGKIVFLTFLVILPLVSIAVYFERRISAVIQDRVGPNRVGVPLTLFGFKKDWQPFGIGGLAQAAADGLKFILKEDFVPKNVRTFYYWLAPCLTVVPALLTCVVLPFGSELNLSFLGLAEPIKLVIADLSVGPLFTFAIASIGVYGIVLAGWSSNSKYPFLGGVRASAQMISYEMSLGLSIIPVLMIFGELNLTKMSAFQDANGWLLLPFWGEGLTLSRWVLLIPIVISFVIFTVSMFAETNRLPFDLAECETELVAGYHTEYSSMKFALFFMGEYAAMIIGSGMAVTLFLGGWSIPFWPYLEKVIPLQLHYTPGTTPFYTGLLHMGTFFAKVFLFIVFFIVIRWTLPRFRFDQLMALGWKVFFELALANVFLTAVLMWWFPLK; encoded by the coding sequence ATGCTCGCTACTTTTGATCTCATTGCGCTCGCCGCCTCGGTGGGGAAGATCGTTTTTCTGACTTTCCTGGTCATCCTGCCGCTGGTGTCCATCGCCGTTTACTTTGAGCGACGCATCTCCGCCGTGATCCAGGACCGCGTGGGCCCGAACCGCGTGGGCGTGCCGCTGACGCTGTTTGGCTTCAAGAAAGACTGGCAGCCCTTCGGCATCGGTGGTCTGGCCCAGGCCGCGGCAGACGGCCTCAAGTTCATCCTGAAAGAGGACTTTGTGCCGAAAAACGTGCGCACTTTTTACTACTGGCTGGCCCCCTGCCTCACCGTGGTGCCCGCGCTGCTCACCTGTGTGGTACTGCCCTTTGGCAGCGAGCTGAATCTCTCCTTCCTTGGTCTGGCCGAGCCGATCAAGCTGGTGATCGCCGACCTCAGCGTGGGTCCGCTTTTCACTTTTGCCATCGCCTCCATCGGCGTGTACGGCATCGTGCTGGCAGGCTGGTCTTCCAACTCCAAATATCCCTTCCTCGGCGGTGTGCGCGCCAGCGCGCAGATGATCTCGTATGAGATGTCCCTCGGCCTTTCCATCATCCCGGTGCTGATGATCTTCGGCGAGCTGAACCTGACCAAGATGTCCGCCTTCCAGGATGCCAATGGCTGGCTGCTGCTGCCCTTCTGGGGCGAGGGCCTCACGCTCTCCCGCTGGGTGCTGCTCATCCCCATCGTCATCTCCTTCGTAATCTTCACCGTCTCCATGTTTGCCGAGACGAACCGCCTGCCCTTTGACCTGGCGGAGTGCGAAACGGAACTCGTGGCCGGCTACCACACCGAGTACAGCTCCATGAAGTTCGCCCTCTTCTTCATGGGCGAATATGCCGCGATGATCATCGGCTCCGGCATGGCGGTCACGCTCTTCCTCGGCGGCTGGAGCATCCCCTTCTGGCCTTATCTGGAAAAGGTCATCCCGCTGCAGCTGCACTACACCCCCGGCACCACGCCCTTCTACACCGGCCTGCTGCACATGGGCACGTTCTTTGCCAAGGTGTTCCTTTTCATCGTCTTCTTCATCGTCATCCGCTGGACGCTGCCCCGCTTCCGCTTTGACCAGCTCATGGCCCTGGGCTGGAAGGTCTTCTTTGAGCTGGCGCTGGCGAATGTCTTCCTCACCGCCGTGCTCATGTGGTGGTTTCCGCTGAAGTAA
- a CDS encoding beta-ketoacyl synthase N-terminal-like domain-containing protein — MNSPRLYIRGVGAVSPAGWSAPAMLEAVVAGVPLPAVPCARPGDRTWPCQTRLVPPAPPEKVTRHPRLRRASAITRYSVAAAREALADAGYDPAAPPPGLGMIFVMMNGCVNYTGRFYNEVLENPAQASPLIFPETVFNAPASHIASFLGIDGAVSTLVGSSNAIMEALDAASFWISSGIVKECLILAAEECDWLSAEALTYYHPRLIASEGAGAILVSAEGAGPQISAMIGPLGYLSWQERTKVLPQLVTQSCESLAGRQATLFTDLIGISRLDHAEDAAWSCGPWSAVHNPKKILGESMGASSALHLVLGALSARCTRQPAIVSMPGTNTAAYACVVEPQV; from the coding sequence ATGAACTCCCCGCGCCTCTACATCCGTGGCGTGGGTGCCGTGAGCCCCGCTGGCTGGAGCGCTCCCGCCATGCTGGAAGCCGTGGTGGCAGGGGTGCCGCTGCCCGCCGTGCCTTGCGCGCGCCCCGGAGACCGCACTTGGCCGTGCCAGACACGCCTCGTGCCGCCAGCGCCGCCGGAGAAAGTCACGCGCCACCCGCGCCTGCGTCGTGCCAGCGCCATCACGCGCTACTCCGTGGCTGCTGCACGGGAGGCCCTCGCAGACGCCGGGTATGACCCCGCCGCGCCGCCGCCGGGCCTGGGCATGATCTTTGTCATGATGAACGGCTGTGTGAACTACACCGGCCGCTTTTACAACGAGGTGCTGGAAAATCCCGCGCAGGCCAGCCCGCTCATTTTCCCCGAGACGGTCTTCAATGCACCGGCCTCCCACATCGCCTCCTTTCTCGGCATCGACGGCGCGGTGAGCACGCTGGTGGGCAGCTCCAACGCCATCATGGAGGCGCTGGATGCCGCGTCCTTCTGGATCAGCAGCGGCATTGTCAAAGAATGCCTCATCCTCGCAGCGGAGGAGTGCGACTGGCTCAGCGCCGAGGCGCTCACCTACTATCACCCGCGCCTCATCGCGTCTGAGGGCGCCGGAGCCATCCTCGTCTCTGCTGAAGGCGCAGGCCCGCAGATCAGTGCCATGATCGGCCCGCTGGGCTATCTCTCCTGGCAGGAGCGCACGAAGGTGCTGCCGCAGCTCGTGACGCAGTCCTGCGAGTCGCTGGCAGGGCGGCAGGCCACGCTCTTCACCGATTTGATCGGTATCTCACGCCTGGACCACGCCGAGGACGCCGCATGGTCCTGCGGCCCATGGAGTGCGGTGCACAACCCCAAGAAGATCCTGGGAGAAAGCATGGGCGCCAGCAGCGCGCTGCATCTGGTGCTTGGCGCACTCTCTGCGAGGTGCACCCGGCAACCCGCCATCGTCTCCATGCCCGGCACCAACACTGCCGCCTACGCGTGCGTGGTGGAGCCGCAGGTCTGA
- a CDS encoding beta-ketoacyl synthase N-terminal-like domain-containing protein — translation MPSPTSQCIAITGAGIVSPLGLGWQENEQSLAADRIAFRPVDLFDTAGFIAKTAGLVDLPQENLFRRMPAHKLPFIDRGTRMMLMAIREALRQAGRETLEGIDAMVIGTSAGAMPLGEAYFENARMDNGRVPSQLSRVEHYQPQRQMSSIAAEYDWRGPVIIVSNACASGANAIGWAADMIRSGRAKRVLAGGYDALARLVFAGFDSLHALAPSGIPRPFDAQRDGLALGEGAAVMLLEAEEVRQSPALGNVSGYATATDLHHLTQPDPEGKAAIRTMTAACAQAGVSPAQIGYINSHGTGTPFNDVAESSAIAAWAGDAVAGIPVSSTKSAMGHLLGGAGAVEAVICLMALQGQWLPGSLNVREVDPAVRFDLVRQFRRSALDYALTNSFGFGGTNATLVLQRRSA, via the coding sequence GTGCCTTCCCCCACCAGCCAGTGCATAGCCATCACAGGAGCGGGGATCGTTTCGCCCCTGGGACTTGGGTGGCAGGAAAACGAGCAGTCCCTGGCGGCGGACCGCATCGCCTTCCGGCCGGTGGACCTCTTTGACACGGCGGGCTTCATCGCCAAGACCGCAGGCCTCGTCGATCTGCCGCAGGAAAATCTCTTCCGCCGCATGCCGGCGCACAAGCTGCCCTTCATCGATCGCGGCACGCGCATGATGCTCATGGCCATCCGCGAGGCGCTGCGGCAGGCCGGGCGGGAGACGCTGGAAGGCATCGACGCCATGGTCATCGGCACCTCCGCAGGCGCCATGCCGCTGGGAGAGGCCTACTTTGAAAATGCGCGGATGGACAACGGCCGCGTGCCCTCGCAGCTCTCCCGCGTGGAGCACTACCAGCCGCAGCGGCAGATGAGCAGCATTGCCGCCGAGTATGACTGGCGCGGCCCCGTCATCATCGTCTCCAATGCCTGCGCCTCCGGGGCCAATGCCATCGGCTGGGCGGCGGACATGATTCGCAGCGGCCGTGCCAAGCGCGTGCTGGCAGGCGGCTACGATGCGCTGGCCCGGCTGGTCTTTGCGGGCTTTGACAGCCTGCATGCCCTGGCACCCAGCGGCATCCCGCGCCCCTTTGATGCCCAGCGCGACGGCCTGGCCCTCGGTGAAGGAGCTGCCGTCATGCTGCTGGAGGCCGAGGAGGTGCGGCAGAGCCCCGCTTTGGGAAATGTCTCCGGCTACGCCACCGCCACGGACCTGCACCATCTCACGCAGCCAGACCCCGAAGGGAAGGCCGCCATCCGCACCATGACCGCCGCCTGCGCGCAGGCCGGAGTCTCGCCCGCGCAGATCGGCTACATCAATTCCCACGGCACCGGCACACCCTTTAATGACGTGGCCGAGTCCTCCGCCATCGCCGCCTGGGCGGGCGATGCCGTGGCAGGCATTCCTGTCAGCTCCACCAAGTCCGCTATGGGCCACCTGCTGGGCGGTGCGGGTGCAGTGGAGGCGGTGATCTGCCTCATGGCCCTGCAGGGGCAGTGGCTGCCCGGCAGCCTCAATGTGCGCGAGGTGGACCCCGCCGTGCGCTTTGATCTCGTGCGTCAGTTCCGCCGCTCCGCGCTGGACTATGCGCTGACAAATTCCTTCGGCTTTGGCGGTACCAATGCCACCCTCGTCTTGCAAAGGAGGTCCGCATGA